CTGACCTCGCTTCCTTCCCCTTCATCCGAAGAGCCTCCAGCCAGGGGAGCGGCGGCCACAGCAGTGAGTGACAGCCAGTCCACatggctggggacaccgggatggCCAGGAAGGTGATGCTGCTCCTGTGGGGTGAGTGCTCTGGGCATGGGCGTAGGCCCTAGGGATGGGCCCTGGTGAGGCAGAGACCAGTGGGGAGGTGGCAcaggggggctgtggggtcCCCTGAAGTCCCCAAcggcagcagagccagagcatgGGCATGGACCCCAGTGTGACCAGAGTTGTGGGGTGGCCATAGGGACAGGAACAGGGGACAGGAACAGTAGAACTGGGATGCggggacaggaacagggagATAGTGATGTGGGGACAAGGATGTGGCAGAAGGAGCCTtggggctgaggcagctgcagggacagggacaggggaacAGAGATGCAAGGACGGGGACATGGGCCATGTACCAAGGAGATGGGCCACAGGGACAAGTGCCATTGGAATGGGATCATGGGCACAGGTTCATGGGGATGTGGCCATGTTGACAGGTGCTGGAGGGCTGGTGGAAGTGACCTGTGCAAACATGAGGTGTCCACAGTGTCCTCATGTCCTGCCTCAGCCCAGGGTGACCAAGGTGTCCCTCAGGATCTCCATGTGTTGTACTGTACTATGTTATATCATGTGGTTTGTTATTCCCTTCTCCCATTACATGTTCTCTCCCTCATCCACCCCTCTGCCCCATACCCCCTGGTGGTCTGTCCCCTCGCCCCTCCTCAATggtatcccattggctgcggTCCTCTTCCCCCCGCCCCCATTCCCTCAGGTATAAAAGTCCCCTGCAAGAACGGAATGTCCCCTTTTCTACCTGAGGGGTCACCAGTGTCTGAGGTGTCCCCTCTCAAGTCCTAAAAAGAGGACCCTCATCCCCATGTGGAGAAGAGTGTTTCTCAACTTTTACTTTCGTCCATGTAAAACCATGAGGGCTAGGGTCCATAGCTAGCTGGAGTGGACCCTCAACAGCCCAAGAGACACAGATTTAAATCTGTGCTCCACCAGTGTTCCCATGGGGACAGTTTAGGGACAGCCCTCACACCTTGtctcccaggtgctgctgtccctgcagtgccaccctcacccagccctgtcccttctccctcctggTCCAGACCTTCAGCCTCACTGGTGAGTCCTCAGGGGATGCCATGTCCAgaccccactgtccccagcccttcTGTGGCCCTGGCAGGCTGGTGTCCCCTGTCACCCGCAGGTTCCCCGACCACCCAGATCTTTGTGGAGCCCCCCTGGATGCCAGTGGTGCTGTGGGACTGGGTGACACTGACCTGCCAGGGCTCGGGGACAGCCAGTGCCACCATCTGGTACAAGGATGGGCAGCGATGGGGGCAGGAGGGACCCAACCCCTTACTTGTCACCGAGATTGGCACCTCCATGTTTGACAGACCCAGCAGTGGGTGCAGCCCCCCCATGATGGTATTAGATGGTGAGGGGGTTTtgagtgtccccagcctggcacctggGGGGACCCCGACGTCTCTGGCACGGATCCACTCCTTGGGTCACCACCCTGGTGTGACTGGAGCCTGTCCCATGCACACGGGGacatcccacagcatcccagtGCAAGGGGACCCTGTTTATGGAATTGGGGACCCCGATGTGCTGGGTGTGACTCAATGACAGGTACTCAATATGGGGGTCCTGGTGACATTGGGACCCTCCAAAACCCCTGTGATGTGACGGCACCCCTCTGCCCCCCAGACTGGCTGGTGCCGCAGGTGCcagtgcaggcactgctggagggGAACAGGGTGACACTGCGCTGCCAGGGATAGCGGAACAGCGCGGTCAGCTTGGTGACAATCTACCACGAGAAGGAACCAGGGGTCTCCACAATTGGACCGAGCTGTCCCTGTCTCCTCTGTGGCAGAACCACAGCGGCCACTACCACTGCGAGGACTGGGAGAAATCCTGGGGATGGAGAGAGTCGCTGGAGATGGTGACAGTTCATGTTCAGCACCCCACAGCCACCATTCTGACaaccccacagcccctccccagGGACTCAGAGTCACCGTGCCCACAGTGCCCCAtctcctgcccagagctcaCTGGTGCTGGAGGGTCCCTCTGAGCCCACCGAGGGGTCCCCCCTGActctcagctgcctcagcactcccagccccCTGTGGCCCCAAGCCCCCCTTCTGCACGTGTTCTACCGTAATGGGCAGGTGGTGGGGGGCCCATAggggtccctgcagctgctggtgcccgCTGTGGGGGTCTCCCACTCGGGGAATTACAGCTGCAAGGTGCGCTCCAAGGCGGGGGCTGTGTGGaagagcagtgcccagctctgcgTTGCACTGTGCTGTGAGTGTGGGGATGGGCACGGGGAGTCCCCACAGCCTCCACGGGTCCCCTATCTGGGTACCTCCATTTCTGCCCGGGTCTCCCATCCCTCACCAGGAACTGTCATTTCTCCCATGGGTCCCCTCGCTGTGAAGTGCCCCCATGGTCCCCAAGTCCCACCGTCCCCTCCCTGGGTCCCCATACACTCCCTTTGGTCCCCCATCTCCATATCCAGGTGTCCCCTTCCTAAATCCCCAATCCTTCCTTGGGATTCCTTTGCAAACCACCCCCAATCTCTGCACCCCCTCTCATTTACTGGGCTCTCCCTTGATCCTGTCCAACTACCCTGGGTCTCAACttgtcccctggtgtcccccccCTTCCCGCAGGAGTCCCACCCTCAGGGGTGTCCCTGTCAGTGCAGCCCCCTGGGGGacaggtggcactgggtgatcgCCGCATGCTGAGATGCCCAGTGGCCACAGGGACAGGTACCCTGTATTTCTTCTGGCACCACGGGGTCTTGGGGGCACCACTGGGCACTGGCACCGCCTGGAGCTGCGCCATGCTGGGGACAAGGGCAGCGGCCACTTCCAGTGCAGGGACAGCATGGCTGAGAGTGTCCCCCTGAATGTCACTGTGCTGGGTGACAGGGACACTTGGGCTGAGGGTGACtccacccacagcacccccatCCCACCTTGCCACATGCCAGCGCTGTCTGTGTCCCCGCATGTAGCTTTGCCTGGCTAGATGGTGTcaggctgccacagcctctctctgctccactgATTTCCAGCTGCCAGGAAAGGCACAGtgcaaaaacagaagcagcagtcacAGATCCTGGGGTATTTTATTTGATGTTACCGCATCCCGTTGGCTTCTCCAGGATCCTGAAATCAGGGCTGACAATAGGTTATAAACTGGGGGAGGGTCACAGAACAGGATACAGAATTCAACAAATCAGGAGAACTAGAGATAACAGACAAGGCGGGCATTTAAATCTGCACCAatgaagaatcccaagggaaaaggacagtttAGAGAAATGCTGAATTGACAGAGAAGTTTCTCGAGAAGACAGTTTTTTTGGAAGGGAAATGGCACTTCCTGCCAGGAGGAgtaaaggaagttctgggaGAAGAGCGGAAACCAAAGGGTGGCACAAGGagattacaaatcaaacaataatcatattaatcaaacaaaacacatcccAACACCCGCAGAGCCCGTGACCAATGCCACCATCACCCCCAGTCCCCTGGCACACCAGCTGCGCCCAGGTGACCCCATGACCCTGTGCTGCTTGGTGCAGGTGAGCTCAGCACCTGTCACCTTCACCTGGCTGCACAATGGGCAGGAGGTGGCCCGGGGtcccctcctggagctcagggacaTCGATGTGGGACATTCGGGCACCTACCAGTGCGTGGCCACCAACCAGCTGGATGGGCAGTGAGCCCACAGCTGGCCCCGTTGGCGATCCCTGACTCACCCTGGGTCACAGGTTCAGGGTGACTCCAGTGTGTCTCCCTAtgtccccagcagtggctgtgaaTGTCAGCAGGACCCTCTTGTTCCTGCTCGTGGCTGTCATCAGGGGCTGTCACTGGTGGCACTGCCGGGGTGGGTGACAATGGGGAGGATGGGGGTCCTAGAGTAAGGGGAAGCCCCCAGAGTGGGGGCAGAgatcagcagcacccagggcccCCAAGCTGTAGGAAACTGAGCCCACAGTGACCTTGGCTGGGGAtctgggggaatttggggggaatttggaGGGTCTTGGTTGGGCTCCAGAGCCATCCTTGGGTGGGCTTTGTGAAAAAttgtggtggcactgggagctcctggagggTTTGAGGAGCTAATGGAGGGCTGTACAGGGATCTTAGGGAATCTTTTTGGGGTCCTGGGCAAGTTTGGGGTGTacccctccctgccaggcttGGGGTTCTGGGGGCTCAGAGGGTCGGGGGCACTGGGGAGGTTGGGGACCCTGCGGTGGTGCAGACGTTCTGGGGAATTCTGGGGTGTTTGGAGTGTCCTGGGGAAATCAGGGATCCAGTTGGAATCGGCGTTGcagtggggatttgggggtcccATGGGTGGTTGTGGCTGCCGAGGTCCACAGGAAGGTTCAGAGGTCACAGGGTCCTCATGGTCACCCACTACCATTTTCCTTGCAGCTGCCAGGAAGCCCCAAGACAGGTGAGTAGGGGGCTCTGGCTGTGAcgcccctttccccctctccagaCACCATCCAGACCCACAGTTCCCCACAGAACCCccctggaggaggaggcagtGCTGGACTCCCACATCGTGGTCACTGAGCAGGCAAAGGGTGAGTAGGAGGGAACACAGAGACACATCACCCACAGGTGTCAACCCCTACCCAGTTCCCCACAACCCATGTCTCTCGCAGGGCCCCCCTGTGCCTCATCCCCCCAGGTTACTTACTCGGATCTGCCAGGATCCCACGGGTGACAGTGGGACCCCAGTGAGATCTACGAGAATGTGCTGTgacactgggggcactggggggaactggggtcactgggggcactgggggtcCATGCCTGAGGGCAACCCCCCATgtgtccccctgccccagcccactGTGCCTGGGGGGTGGTCACAAGTGGGGACTCCCATGtggggctgcccagagctccccattccagtgctcccagtgctcccagtaccCTCAAGGGCTCCCCATTCCCTCCCCCAGTGCCAGGGGGCACAGGACCCTTGTCCCTCTTATTGGACCCAAAACTCAGCTTTTTGATGAAACCAGGAGAAATGGGTTTTGCTCAACTCTGCCCTGTTTGGCTCAGAAAGGAGGAGGGTCCCAGTCAGGTTGTTGAACAATTCTCAAAATTCAGAATCCAAAGGGTCACAAAAGGAACCATTTCCAGGCAAAGCCCCCAACAAGGAACAAGCCCCGGACATTCCCCCAGCACATTTGCTCCACCAGAGGAATCTGGAAGGGCCCTGGATCTTCATTGCTTGAATGGCCAAATCGGCCTTCAGGAGGCTCTGAATTCTCTTCTCCCCTGTCTCAAACCCCTCCTCTGCTGTGTTCCCCATACAAGGATGTTACAAAGGTCCTGTGGGGGTTCCAGAGCCTCCCCCTTTCCAGGGCAGTCAGATTCAGGCCGTGGCACAGGTAGGGCTCAGTTTCCAGTCAGTTCCAGGAGCTCTGGACACCCCTCCAGGTCAAGGCAGGCTGTGTCCTGCactctgctgccacaggaatGGGGACAAAGGCTTTGGCAATGTCCACGGGGGCACCACTTGCTTGCCTCGCACTCCAGCTGGTCCTGGAATTCCATCATgtcctgcacagcctctctcaGTGGTGGTGGCACGTGGTTCTGGCCCCTACAGTCCCTGTCAGTGGCCACTCTCCACTGGACTAACGCCTTGGCCATGTGGGGCTCTTGTCAGGGGCATTCCCTGGAAATAGCTCCTTTTCTGACCCTTGGGATTCTGAATCCTGTTGCCTTTGCTGTTGGTTTTATTCTGTCATTGCTGTCTCTGTCCCTATCCCCCATACTCAATCCTTGCCCTCTTGGTGATCACATCTTTGCTGTCCAGCACCATCCCCTCCTCCAGAGTGGCTGGTGGGGCCCTGTGGGGAAAAGGGGGTGTCGGAAGGAGTCTgtagagggagaaaaaagggtcCTGGCTGGAGTGTCTCACTCACCTTTCCTGGGGCTTCCTGGCAGCTGCAAAGGAAAGGGTGGAGAAGGTGACAATGGAGGCCCCAGAGCCCTTGAACCCCTGGGGGTCCTCAGGACCTCCAAATCTCCCTGGGACTCCTGAACCCCCACCAGCCCCTTGATGGTTCCCAGCACTCCTGAGCATCCTGAAGCCCCACAGAAGCCCTGAATCAGCCCTGTACCACCAACCCCCCATGTTACTGCTGAACCCCCAGGAACCTAAACTTCCCCAGACAGGGAGGGGCACCCCGTAAACTGTCCCAGGATTCCCAAAGCCTCCTCAACATCTCTGCACGACCCTCCAATACCTTCTAAGCCCAACCAGGAGGTCCCAGTACCATCATAATATTCCTCAAGGCCCCCCTGGAATGATACAGGAGCACCTGAAGACCCTCTGGAATCCCGAGCCAAAGTCAGTTGTTGTTATCCCATTGTCCGCCCCAGCCTGGGGATTTCCCTTTGGCCAGAGGATCCCCATCCATATCCATTGTCACCCATCCAGGTGGTGACACCGGTGCCAGCTTCCAATGACACCCACGAGCAGGACCAGGAACAAGAGGGACACACTGacccctgcagccactgctggggacagagagggacacATCGGGGTCACCTAGAATCCTGGAGGTGTTGCAGCCCCCAAGGGACCCCGTGTGACCCcacctgtgtccctgtccctctccccacagctgcctcagcccCAGGATGCCTCTTCCCACACTTCTGTCTCTCCAGTTCTgtaccccttgtcctgtccccatGGCTACCCCATGGCCCCGGTCACCACCTGCACTGACTCTGGTGCCATTGAGGACATCAAGGGaccccacagcctccctgtgCCGCCTCCCCAGCAGTCTCTGCCCTACCAGGGCCCATTCCTGGGGTGTCAGGCCCGTGCCCAGAGCACTCaccccacaggagcagcaccacCTTCCCAGCcatcctggtgtccccagccaTGTGGACTGGCTGTCACTCGCTGCTGTGGCCACTGCTCCCCTGGCTGGCGGCTCTttagaaaaaggagaaggaagcaaGGTCAGGTCTCATCCACACATGTTGTTGGCCCCTGTTGGAGGCAGGGTGGCCAcaagctggggacaggctgtgggCAGGATGGAGACAGTCTGGGAACAAATTTGGGTGGCAAAACGTGGGCCATGGATGTTGAGAGTTTTTTGCAGGACAATGGACATATGCAACATATGCACAATCCAGCCTTCATAGAAACTGAGTAAGGTCACCATACCCTTGAAGGACATGAATGGAGAAGAACATGCTCAGAAGCAGACAGTTCATGATGCAAAGGCAGACAAGAAAACCTCAGCAAGATgcatgaagaagaaagactAACTAAAATTATCTGGAATATTAAAATGCATGCATAAAAGGATTTAGTCATCATGTATTAGCTTGAGGCATGAACAAtagaaaatgtataaatatagCTTGCTTTTCACAATAAATTGGCTTCACTATATCATATTGATCATGGCGTGATGTCCCCTTACTGATCCTCCACACATGGAGTTCTCAGGAGTCGGGGGGTTGAGGAGGTGTTGCAAGACAGGGATGGGTGTCCAGGGGAATGGAGGGTCCCAGGGATTGGGTCCCTGGGGAATGGCGGTCCTGAGGAGGGGGAGTCACCGGAGATGGGGTTGTGATGGGAATGGGGGTCCCCATGGCTGGGGGAACTCAGGCATGGGAGTCCCAGAAGAAGGTGGTCTCCAGGCTCATGGGAGGAGGGTGCCAGGGGAATAGGGGGTCCTGAGAACATCAAGGTCCTGTGGGAATAGGGATTTTAGGGGATGGAATGAATGGGAGAGTGGTCCTTGGGAATGGGGGTCCTGGGCCAAGAAGATTCTGAGGAATGTGAGTACTGGGATGGGAGTCCAAGGGACAGGGGGACCAAAGGAATGGGGGTGCCATGGTTGGCTTCCCTGGGGAATGGGGGTGCCAGAGATGGGCAGTGGCTAGGTGGGCCCTGGgtcacagctccttccctgggtGCCTCAGATTTGGGGTGACCCAGGGACCAGCAAAGTCCCCACAGGGTGCCTGTGGTTTGGGGGTGTCATCCCGGGTAGATTCTGAGGTGCTCTGGGTCTGTGTCACCCCATCTCTCAGGGGCTTTTTCCACTCTTcacttccatttccttcctttgaTCCCTCAATTTCACAACTCCACAGTTCATGCCTTGATGATCCTGGGGAGCACCTGAGCAGGGAATGGGTTGGAGGAAGCCCAGGGTGGGGGAAGCTGGGgtgagggctctgcagggagggctggggaggctgtggaGGATGGGGGTGTCCAGCTGCGCCCCCCCCAACTCTTTCActttctctctcctgcagcagaaggaagaggcCGTTTGTGCTGAGCGTCACATGGAGAGTGGGTTCTGTCCTGGGGGAGCACATCCAGGGGTCCCTGTCCTAGGGGAATCCTATCCCAGGGGGGAAACATGCTTGCCAAGGAGTCCTGTCCTGGGGGATGGCAGCTCCAGGGGGGTTGAGGCTTCTCCATTCTTGCTCGCCCCCTGCAGGatctgggctggcaggagcagctggagaataGAGCCACAGGCAGGAAGGAGCTCCCAAACTCCTGCTCCTTGAAGCCAGTGGCCATCCAAGGGTGGGGCCCAGCCAtggcccagccccactgcacaGGGATGGCCattgcccagccctgctctgcccagccccaggtggCAGCCAGGACCTCAGGgttcctccccagcccccttGGCTTTGATTGTGGCAGCTttagagctgctgcagaggtgagaATTCTGTGGGGGAAAAAGGCCTGCCTGTGGTTTGCTCAGCCCTGCAAGAAGCACAAACCCCAAAGGGAGCCCAAGCAGTGGCTCTGCGAGGGCCTTTGATGGttttcagagcagggctggctgggaacacaccctgcaggggcagctgcaaAGGAACCAGCCCGGAAATGCCGCAATTGATCATTTTGCAGCAAGGGACTGAGAGAGCCCCAAAAACCCTGCAAAGACAACAACAATCTGCTCAGCAATCTGACTGGGACCCTCCTTCTTGAGCGAAACCTGCAGCCTTCTGGAATTTAATGGAAAGAATGTTTGGGTTCAGCCTGTGGCCGCCAGATAAGAGGGGAAAATGTGGTAATACCAAGCAGCGGCTCTCCCCGCGGCTCTGAGGGAGCTCTGGGGAGTCACCCTGTGTGGATTCCAGGTGTCCTcaaagctgctccatccctgctaTCCTCAcctgaggaaaaggctgagggtTTGCAGGAATTGTGTCATAAAGTCACCGGAGGGGCTGTTGTGGGCCTGACACCTGCCTGGGGTCAGGTGCTGCCTTCCTTCCATTCAGGATCATGGAGAACGGTCGTAGGTGTTGTGCAGGGCATGTACCTGGCCCCGGGACACTGCTACGCTGCCCCTGGGCACTGGGATCCAACCTGCTGCCTTGGCGGCTTCTGCCCGCTGCCAGTGGTGGTGCCGGGAGCGATTGGTGGCCGTGAGTTTGCAAAAGGAGCGATTTCCCCTGGTGCCTCCCGTGCGAGGCCGCCATGGCCCCTGAGGGGATGGAGCTCGCCCAGGGCGCCCCCTGCTGGCCGGGAGTGCTCCCTGCAGCGCCCCCTGCTGGCCGCGGTTATCACtgccacaaaaacaaacagcgCTGAGCGGGAGGGGAAGTTCTGGGTTTGTGTTGTTTGTTCTGTTCTGGTTTATAAATTTTCCAGTAAAGagctgttattcctactcctaCACTTTTTCCTGGGGGCGCCATCATCTTTGAAATTCAAAGTTTTAGAGATTAGTCTTCTTTCCATTCCAGgaatattcccattttccttggcagacatttctcatttaaatgagTTGCCAACTCCTGTGTTGCAGAGTGGATGAGAGAGACATCCCAAGAGGAGACAGGGTCAGGGACTTGGCCACCTCATGCTCTGCCTTTTAAGCCAGTTGGGCCACCAAGGGCCCTCTCCCCAGCTGGCACTTCTGGTCACCCGGCCACTCTGGCTTGGGCAGAGCATCACGCTTTCCCCAGTGTGCCATGGCTGACAGACTGATGGACAGACGGGGCCCTGTCTCACCAAAAGCAAGGTCTGACCCACCCTTGCTGCACACAGGTGTTCCAAAATGTCTCGAGATATCAAACTTTTCCTGTCTCTGACACCTCGCCCTGTGCCATGGCCTGATCCCAACTGCCCTGGCAAAGGGGGAGGCTCCGGAACTGCCACAGGGCCTCTGTGACATCTTCATGTGGGGaacagggcagaggaggggttTGGAACAGGGGACAAGAGAATCCAGAGCCTCCTGAAGGCCTCTTTGGCCATCAGAGCAAGAAAGGTTCAGGGCCCTTCCAGATTCCTCTGGTAGACGAAATGTGCTGGGGGAAATGACTGGAGTTTGCCTCTGTTTTGGAGGCTTTTCCAGGAAATCGTTCCTTTTGTGACCATTTGGACTCTGAAGCTTGTTGCTTTTgctgttggttttattttctctggttGCTGTTTCAGGAAATTGTTCTTCTCTCAGCCCTTTGTGATCTTTATGCCTCCACAGGGGGGGAGAGGGGCAGTTTTTAGTGGCAGCACACAGTCGAGTGGGTGCCCATGGGTGGGGAcacccagtgcctcccagtttCCCCCAGTGTCATGGCACAACCTCATTGATGTCACTGGGCTTCCGTGGTTGCCTATGtggtcctggcagctctgcGTAGGTCACCTAGGATTACAGGGGGTTGGTGACGCGAGGGAGCCCTGTAAGAGACACCAGTTGAGGAGACCAAGGTTGGGGGTTACACCAGTGGGTGACGTATAACTGTCCTCCCCATCCACAGTACTCACGCTGCGCCTGTTTGGTGCTCACAACGTGGGTGTACAGAACCTCCCCCTCCTCTGGGAGGGCCGGGGACTCTGGGGGGACCCTGTGGCGATAAAGAAGATGTGGGGGAGGGGATAGAGAGTTGTGGCATGGGGAGTAAAAGGGGACTCATGGCTGGAGGCCCCCACTCAcctttcctgcttcttcctgGTGGCTGCAAAGGAAAGAGGGGAGGGGTGACTGTGGAGTCTCCAGGGCCCTGACGCTTCTCCGGATTTCTGAACCCCCATGGGACCCTCAATTTCCCTCAGAACCCCCAGGCATCTCTGAAGCCACTCAGTATTCAGGAACCCTCTCCAGTGCCCCAGGCCAACTCAGCCTCAAGAACCCAAAGACCAGCAAGGACAGAGACCCCCACAGACACCCCCAGGACCCCTGAAAGAAGCCCCAACATCCCTGCAGGaccctccagcacctccccaaaCCCTACAGGACCCAAAGACGAGGTTGCAGttctggggctgtgggtgctgcccTATCGCTCCCCAACTCTGGGGGCCTCTACAGCTCCCTGGGACCCCTGTCCCCCCATTGTCACCCACCCACACGGTGCCACTGGTGCCAGGCCACAATGACGGCCacaagcaggagcaggaagaaaagggcCCAACCTACACCTGCGGCAACTGCAAGAAACAGAGGAGGACACATCAGGGTCACCCATCACCCCAGGAGTCCTGCACTCCCTGGTGACCCTGTGTAACTTCACCTgtatccctgtgtccccatggtgTCACCttcagtgccagctctgggctgagTGCCTGGTGCCCATCCAGCTGGTTGGTGGCCACACACTGGTACAAGCCTGAGTGTCTCACATCGACATCCCTAAGCTCCAGGACGGGACCCTGGGCCACCTCCTGCCCGTTGTGCAGCCAGGTGAAGTTGACAGGGGTTGAGCCCACCTGCACTGAGCAGCGCAGGGTCACAGGGTCACCTGCATGCACCTGGTGTGCCAAGGGACTGAGGGTGATGGTGGCATTGGCCACGGGCACTGCGGGGAGAGAGACAGGGCTGATGCTGGATGGAGGGGCAGGCAGCCAGTGTGGGGATAGGGACAGGGAGGATGGGTGTGATGGGGGATGTCGGGGATGGGGTAACACCACGGAAGGGTGAGGGTacacagggcagaggcagggggaCCCAAAAAAGGTGTCTAGGGGACATGGAGGTACCTAGGCAGGAGACCTGAGAAGTCTATgggggctccctgtgcccatccccgCACTCACTATGCACTGTgacaaggagctgcttttccagacacacacccccccccccccccccccccacctcgGAGCGCACGTGGCAGCTGTAATTCCCTGAGCTGGAGACCCCTGTGGTCCCCCCACCACCTGCCCATCCTGGTAGAACACGTGCAGGAGaggggctcagggctgcagggggctggggatgctgaggCAGGTGAGAGTCAGGGATACAGGGGGACACTTCGGTGGGCTCGGGGGGatcctccagcaccagcacagtgACAAGCTCAGGGCAGGAGATTGGGGACTGTGGGCACGGTGATCCCGAGTCCctggggaggggctgtggggggtATTGGGGTGGGGGCTGTGAGGTGCTCACTGtgcactgtcactgtcactggcGCTGACTCCTCCCATCGCTGTGATGCCCCGTAGTTCACCCAGGCCTTGCAGAAGTAGCGTCCACTGTGgttcagctgcagaggggatggTAACAGCTCGGTCCCATTGCGGAGCCGCCCCAGTTCCGTCTCCTCGCGATAGAAGTACACCCAATTGACAATCTTTTTCGGCCTGTACCGGCAGCGCAGTGTCACCGTGTCCCCCTCCACCAGTGGCCGTGCCggcacctgcagcaccagctggtCTGGGGGGCAGAGGGGTGCCGTCACATCACAGGGGTCTGGAGGGTCCTGATGTCACTGGGACCCCAATATTGGGACACAACCAGTGCACCAGGCTTCCCCAGTTTCAACACAAGGGTCCCTCCCCACTGGCATGCTCTGGGATGTCCCTGTCTGTAGGGGACAGACTCTGTTCACAGCAGGAGGTGACCCATGGAGTTGAGCCTGCCCAGAGTCCTCAGGGTTCCCgtgggtgccaggctggggacacaaacTGTCCTCACCATCTGAGACGTTCACGGGAGGGCTAAGCCCACTGCCGGGTCTGTCACACATGTAGGTGCCACTCTCGGTGACAGTGAAGTGGTTGCCTCGCTCCTGCCCCCAGCGCTGCCCGTCCTTGTACCAGGTGGTGGCACCGACAGTCCCCGAGCCCTGGCAGGTCAGTGTCACCCGGTCCCACAGCACTGCCGGCCTCCAGGGAGGATCCACCAGGAGCTGAGTGGTCTGCATTCCTGTGGGTGACAGGGGATACcagcctgccagggccaccGTGGGTCTGGAGACAGCAGGGTGGGGACATGGCATCCCCCAAGGACTCACCTGAGAGGCTGAGGGTctgggctggaaaggagaagggataGGCTGGGTGAGGGTCATGGGGACACTGTGGACACCCCATGTTTGCACAAGCCACCTCCACCAGCCCTCCAGCACCTGTCCCCACGGCCTAGTCCCCATGGCCCT
This window of the Motacilla alba alba isolate MOTALB_02 chromosome 25, Motacilla_alba_V1.0_pri, whole genome shotgun sequence genome carries:
- the LOC119711496 gene encoding Fc receptor-like protein 2 isoform X2, whose amino-acid sequence is MPVANATITLSPLAHQVHAGDPVTLRCSVQVGSTPVNFTWLHNGQEVAQGPVLELRDVDVRHSGLYQCVATNQLDGHQALSPELALKVTPWGHRDTVAAGVGWALFFLLLLVAVIVAWHQWHRVATRKKQERVPPESPALPEEGEVLYTHVVSTKQAQRLPRVTNPL
- the LOC119711496 gene encoding Fc receptor-like protein 4 isoform X1, whose product is MAGDTGMAVKVALLLWAQTLSLSGMQTTQLLVDPPWRPAVLWDRVTLTCQGSGTVGATTWYKDGQRWGQERGNHFTVTESGTYMCDRPGSGLSPPVNVSDGEDSLCPQPGTHGNPEDSGQAQLHGSPPAVNRVCPLQTGTSQSMPVGRDPCVETGEAWCTGCVPILGSQ